A genomic stretch from Arachis stenosperma cultivar V10309 chromosome 3, arast.V10309.gnm1.PFL2, whole genome shotgun sequence includes:
- the LOC130969771 gene encoding probable calcium-binding protein CML25: MGLRSLFNRNKDLIPSSTPSRSTSMSVRSRTRMAAELEQVFHKFDVNGDGKIDASELGAIMGSLGQKATEQELINMLREVDGDGDGYISLQEFIELNTKGVDSDEVLENLKEAFSVFDIDGNGSITAEELNTVMRSLGEECTLAECRRMISGVDSDGDGMIDFEEFRVMMMMGSRHDTTNRVLPDPDY, translated from the coding sequence ATGGGCCTAAGATCCCTGTTTAATCGCAACAAGGACCTGATCCCGTCATCCACGCCGTCACGATCCACTTCCATGTCGGTGCGGTCACGAACCCGCATGGCCGCCGAGCTCGAACAAGTCTTCCACAAATTCGACGTTAACGGCGACGGCAAGATCGACGCATCGGAGCTTGGAGCCATAATGGGAAGCCTGGGGCAAAAGGCGACGGAGCAAGAACTCATCAACATGCTCCGCGAGGTTGACGGCGACGGCGACGGTTACATCAGCCTCCAGGAGTTCATCGAGCTGAACACAAAGGGCGTGGATTCCGATGAGGTCCTTGAGAACCTGAAGGAGGCCTTCTCAGTGTTTGACATTGATGGTAACGGTTCCATCACGGCGGAGGAGCTTAACACCGTGATGAGGAGCCTCGGCGAGGAGTGCACGCTGGCAGAGTGCAGGAGGATGATCAGCGGCGTCGACAGCGACGGTGACGGCATGATCGATTTCGAAGAATTTAGGGTTATGATGATGATGGGTTCTCGCCACGACACCACCAACAGAGTTTTGCCTGATCCTGATTATTGA